A single Lolium perenne isolate Kyuss_39 chromosome 6, Kyuss_2.0, whole genome shotgun sequence DNA region contains:
- the LOC127305246 gene encoding uncharacterized protein has protein sequence MSETPITYEELPEEHKKKYDEIKAAFESDLIGSFERARKHGVRWKGFSPEGVLDEIDLSVPSKERTRALRQEVNYMVAHSLHRHFESLVNAFERVAVRVVQEIMKHQYSPSGPAIGDHQGEIPFQTRPQLPFALAAPEPPGSPAYVVYKIGGDPGDYQFLQEPPKEIPHGYVCTYVPDCTNLACTNQIATGGISGTDADKHAWLAKYATGTSHENSAPAANTMEQISTMLRDQFGILPKRRTIGYSKPYPNEYDLIPLPPKYRLPEFSNFNGSEGSSSIEHVSRYLAQLGMISASDPLRVRFFAQSLTGPAFGWYTSLQQIQPGRVPEFCGPLPEGPGPTSSSGSLPALHVARRCSPVSFGRQHILPRPVGPSTSTASTSAAEMSEAPITYEELPEEHKKKYDEIKAAFESDLIGSFEGTRKHGVRDITGF, from the coding sequence ATGTCGGAAACACCAATCACGTACGAGGAactgcctgaggagcacaagaagaaatatgatgagattaaaGCTGCCTTCGAATCCGATCTCATCGGTTCTTTCGAGAGGGCCCGTAAACATGGCGTTAGGTGGAAAGGATTCTCACCCGAAGGCGTTCTCGATGAAATAGATCTATCTGTCCCTTcaaaggaacgcaccagagctctacgccaggaagttaattacatggtggctcattctctacaccgtcattttGAGAGCCTGGTAAACGCTTTCGAGCGAGTTGcagttcgcgtggttcaggaaatcatgaaacatcagtactctccgtcagggcctgccATAGGGGATCACCAGGGAGAAAtcccgttccagaccagaccgcagctgccatttgcgcttgcagctccagagccgccgggttcaccggcgtacgtcgtctacaagattggaggcgatcctggcgattaccaattcctgcaagagccgcctaaagagatcccacatggatacgtgtgcacatacgtgccggactgcactaACTTGGCGTGTACAAACCAGATTGcaacaggagggatttctggaacggACGCCGATAAAcatgcgtggctagctaaatatgccactggaacgagtcatgaaaactcagcccctgcagctaataccatggaacaaatcagtacaatgttgagagaccagtttggcatcctgccaaagaggagaacaatcggctattccaagccgtaccccaacgaatacgatttgattccactgccgcccaagtatcggctccctgagttctcaaattttaatggatcagaagggtccagctcaattgagcatgtgagccgatatttagcacagttgggcatgatttcagcatcagacccgttgcgtgtaaggttttttgcgcaatctctcacaggaccagcttttgggtggtacacctcgttgcagcAGAttcagccaggacgtgtgccggagttttgcgggccattgcccgagggaccagggcccaccagcagttctgggagcctcccggctcttcatgttgctcgtcgctgctcgccggtgagttttggcaggcaacacattctgccacgcccggtgggaccctcTACATCAACggcgtcaacatctgcagctgagatgtcggaggcaccaatcacgtacgaagaactgcctgaggagcacaagaagaaatatgatgagattaaaGCTGCCTTCGAATCCGATCTCATCGGTTCTTTCGAGGGGACCCGTAAACATGGCGTTAGAGATATCACCGGATTTTAA